The genomic segment GGCACCGCTGGTGCCGGCGCTGGTGCCGGCGCTGCCGACGGCGCTGCCTCGACGCATGGGGGGTCCTCCTCGTAGCCGGGTGGTCGCCGGCCGCAGGCCCCGGGTTCGGGCCCCTGCCGGGTCCGGCACCCCGAGGCTCGCCAGCGCCGTGGGGGCCCGTCAACCGGGAGGAGGGCCCCTCGCACGGGTGCGTCACGGCCCTGCGGACGGGGCGTCACAGGACTGACACAGACACTGTCGCGGTGCTGCCGGGCCTGCGGCGGGGGCCTGACCGTGCGAACACGCGTCCTGGCAGGTCAGAGGCGGGTCAGCGGGTGTCGGCGAGGTGTCGGCGAGGTGGCTGGCAGGGGTGCGCGCAGGGGTGCTCGCAGAGGTGCGCGGGGTGCTCGGAGGTGCGCAGGAGGGCGCGCCGAGGACGTGGGGGCGCGTGGGGCGAGGACCCGCCGTGGAGCGAGGACCCGTCGCCGCACCCCGCGCGGCGGCCTGCCGCGCGCGCCGGGCTCAGTCGCGGGTGACGGGGACGTCGAGGAGGGCGCCGTACTCCGCCCAGCCGCCGACGTAGTGGCGCACGCGGGGGTGCTCCAGCAGCCCGGCCAGGGCGAACCACAGCGTCGCGCTGCGCTCGGGCGTGCGGCAGTACAGCGCGACGTCCGTCGTGGCGGAGACGCCGCGGGAGGCGAAGAGCTGGTGCAGCTCCTCGCGGCTGCGGAAGCGGGTGTCGCGCAGCAGGAGCGCGGACGGCAGGCTGCGGGCGCCGGGGATCCGGCCGCTGACCCGGTGCCGCTCGACGGCGACGTCGAGGCGGTGGTGGGCGCGCCCGCGGTACTCCTCCGGGGTGCGGCAGTCGATGAGCAGGGTGCCGTCGCGGGAGCCGACGTAGCGGGCGAGCAGCTCGTCGCGGCCCACCGCCGCCCACGGGTCGCGGCCGGGGCTGGTGTAGCGGCCGACGCGGCGGGCGGTGGGCACGCGCGTCTGCAGCGGGTGGCCGGCGCGCACCCACGCCAGCATGCCGCCGTCCAGGACGCTGACGCGCGGGTGGCGGTACAGGCGCATGAGCCAGTAGGCGAACGTGGAGTGGTCGCGGTCCTCGTGGGCCGTGGCCGAGTAGAGGACGACGTGGTCGTCCGTCGTGACGCCCCGGCTCTGCATGAGCTCCTCGAAGTGCTCGCGCGTGATGGGACCGCGCCGCACCTGCTCGTACAGGTCGTCGTAGGTGGCCACCGGCAGGGCGCCGGGCAGGTGCACGTCGTAGTAGGACGCCGAGTCGTCGTCGACCTGCAGCAGCACCACCTCGTCGTGGTGCTCGGCCAGCCACGCGGCGTCCACCAGCGGGGGCACCCCGTCGGGCCCGCAGCGCGGGCCGGACGGCGCGCCCGAGGGCCCCGGCGGCTGCGGCGGGTCCAGCAGGTCCGACAGGTCCGGCAGGTCGGGCGGGTCCGGCAGGCGGGCCCCGGGCGCGCCGCCCGGGGGTTGCTCACTCATCGAGCAGGCCCCACCGCTCCGCGCGCAGCAGGGCGTCGGTGCGGCTGGCGGCGCCGAGGCGGGCGTAGGTCTTGGACAGCAGGCGGTACATCTCGCGCTCGGAGTACGCCGCGTACTGCGCGAGGACCGCGACGGTGACGCCCCGGCCCAGCTGGCGCAGCCAGCCCAGCTCGCGCGGCTCGAGCTGGGGGGCCGCGGCCAGCGGCGACGGCTCGCACAGGGCGCGGGCCACGTGCTCGGGCAGGACGATGCGCCCCGCGGCGGCCGAGCGCACGGTCTCCACCGCGAGGTCGAGGTCGGCGCCGGTGTGCAGCACGCCCACGGCGCCGCGGCGCACCGCGGTGACGAACGTCTCCAGCGACTCCTCCTCGGTGACCTCCACGACGGCGAGCGCGCCGCCGTCCCGGGAGGCGAGGGCCAGGACGGGCTCGGCGCGCTCGTCCGGGACGACGACGAGCGCGGCGCCGTCCACGGGCAGGGCGTCGGCGAGGGCGTCGGGCAGGGCGCCGGCCATGTCCTGGCCGTCCAGGAGGAGCACGGGGCCGACGCCGGCGGCGCTCAGGGCCTCCTGCAGGCCGTGGCCGTACAGCTCGGGCAGCCCGGCCAGCACGACGCGCCGCGACGGTGAGGAGGACCGCTCCTCGGGGACCTCCACCTGCACCGCCTCGGGCTGGACGACGTCTGACGGCAGCCGCGGCCTCGCGAGCACCTGAACCATGACCACCTCTCGAGACAGTGACCGCAGGCACATGGGGTGTCAAGTCGAATCAACGCTGCGTGACACCGCATCGTCGGCGTGCGAGAGCCCGGCGGCCGAGGCGCTCGCGCCGCGGCGGCGCGGGCCTCGGCCGGCGGTGCTCAGCGGGGGTCGGCGAGCAGGCCCGAGCGCTGGGCCGTGAACAGCGCCTCGGTGCGGTTCTTGGCGCCGAGGCGCCGGTAGACGCTGCCCAGGAGGCGGTACATCTCCCGCTCCGAGTAGGAGGAGCGCTGGGCGAGCTCGGCGACGGTCACGCCGGCGGCGATCTGGCGCAGCCAGGAGCGCTCGCGCTCGGACAGCTGCGGGGCCGGCTGGGTGTGCAGCGGCCGGCACAGGGAGCGCACCACGGCCGGCGGCAGCAGCGTCAGCCCGCGGGCGGCGCCGCGCAGGACGGCGACGACCTCGGGCAGGCGCGCCCTCGGGTGCACGAAGCTGCGGGCCCCCGCCCGCAGGCCCGTCAGGTAGCTGCTCGGCCGGTCGTCGCGCAGCAGCAGCACCAGCTCGACGCGGCGCCGCCGGCCGTCGAGGGCCGCCAGCGCCCGGGTCCCGAGCTCCTGGGGGACGACGAGCAGGCACGTCGCGCCGTCGCCGGCGGCGGCCTCGAGCTCCTCCAGGTCGGGAACCAGGGCGCTGCGCATGCCGCTGTGCGCCAGCGCCGAGCACAGCCCGTGGCCGTAGACCGGGGCCACGCCCGTGATGAGGACGAGGGGCGCGGCGGCGTCCGGCGCTGGGAGCGACGGCTGCGGCGGTGCCGAGGGCAGCGGCTGAGCCGAGGGCTGCGGCGGTGCCGAGGGCAGCGGCTGAGCCGAGGGCTGCGGCCGCGCCGGGCGGGACGCCGGACGCGGCGGCGAGCGCAGCGGCGAGCGCTGCGACGGGCGCGGCGGCTGCGGCGGCGCCGAGCGCTGCGGCACCACCGAGGGCGGCGCGGTCCCTCGCGTCAGAGGGCGCGGTGGCGCGGGTGAGAGTGACGACTGGTCCACGAGCACGGTCCCCCCGGCGGCTGCGTCCTGAGTCGGAGAGCCCACCGTCATCAAACGGACACTCGGTGTCAACCGGACAAAAGACCCGTGGAGCTGCCGCGGCGGGGACGCGGCACGAACCTGCCGAGGGCTGTCAGGCTCGACGCCGCCGCGGCAGCCGTCCCCGACGTCGGCGGCGTCCCCGCCGTCGTCGAGGGGGTCGCGGTCGTCGACGGGGTCGCCGTCGTCCGCGGGGTCGCGCCGGCACCCGCGGGGTCGCGCCGGCACCCGCGGGGTCGCGCCGGCCGCCCTACGGGCGGGGTCGCGGCCCGCGGGTGAACACCGCCCGGTAGGCCAGGCGGCGCAGGCCCACCGGCACCGCCCGGTAGCCGCCGCGCACCACGAGGTTGCGCACGAACTGCGCCCCGGTCGTGAAGCCCTCCTCGTGCAGGTGCCGCTGCAGCGCCACCTCCGAGCGCAGCAGGCGCAGCCCGCCGCGGCGCGCGTACGAGCCGGCCCCGACGCGGTAGCGCACGAGCGGCTCGGCGACGTTCGCCGTGCGGGCCCCGCTGGCGATCATGCGGGCGAACAGCCAGTAGTCCTCGAGCAGCGGCAGCTCGCGGTAGCCGCCGGCGCGCGCGACCGCGGAGCGCCGGTAGACCACCGTCGGGTGGTTGAAGGGGCTGTGGAAGCGGGCGCGGGCCGCGATCGCCTCGTGGGTCAGCGGCGGGGTGCGCACGGCGAGCACCTCGGTCTCGTCGTGCGCGAACTCCACCAGCGCCGACCCGACGACGTCCGCGCCGGCCTCGACCACCGGCAGCTGCACCGCGAAGCGGTGCGGGGCGCTGACGTCGTCGGCGTCCATGCGCGCCACGACGTCGTGCCGGCACGCCGCGAGGCCGGCCTCCAGCGCCAGCGCGAGGCCCCGGTTGCGCACCAGCGGCAGCACGGTCACCGGCACCGGGGAGGCGGCCACGAGGTCGGCGAGGCGGTCGGCGAGCTCCGCGGGCACCGGCCCGTCGCGCACGACGACGACCTCGGCGGGGCGCCGGGTCTGCTCCCGGACGGCGGAGGTGAAGGCCCGCTCCAGGAAGGCCGCGCGATCTCCCGCGTACACGGGCAGCAGCAGGGAGAACTCCGTCACCGGCCGGCGCCCGCCTCGACCGCGACCACGGCGGCGCTGACGGCGCCGAGCCCCTCGAGCACCTGCGACGTCGGGCGCGGGCGCCGGCGCAGGCCGTCCGCCAGCCCGCGGCGCAGGCCGGCGAGCAGCACCCGCGGCTGCGAGGAGCCGGCCAGGGTGCGGGCCCAGCGCAGCAGCGTCGACCCGCCGTACAGCGCCTTCTCCCACGGCGCCAGGCCCCCCGAGCGCGTGAAGAGCCAGACCTTGTTGCGCACCTCGAAGTAGAACCGGGGGCCGGGGTCGACGTCGGTGCCGCCGAACACCCGCGTCTCGTGGACGACGACGCTGGCCGGGCAGTGCAGGCCCGTGCGGGCGCGCAGCAGCCGGGTGGTGAACTCGAAGTCGTCGTTCCAGATGAAGTAGTCGGCCACCGGCAGGCCGTCGGCGCGCACGGCCTCGGCGTCGACGAGCAGGGAGACGAACGACGCCGAGCGCACGGGCACGGCACCGGCCGACGCGGCGCCCGCCCTCGCCGCCGCGCGGGCCAGCGGGCGCCGGCGCGGGGTGTTCATCGGGTGCTCGCGCCCGTCGTGCCAGACCACCCGGCTGGCCAGGACGGCGACCTCGCCGGGGTGGGCGTCGCGCGCGGCGAGCAGCTGCTCCAGCGCCGTCGGGGTGGGGACGGTGTCGTCGTCCATCAGCCACACCCAGTCGGCGGCGTGCTCAGTGATCGCGCGCGCCAGCCCGGCGGCGAACCCGCCGGCGCCGCCGGTGTTGCGCGGCAGCGCGACGACGTCGACCGGCACGGCGAGGTCGGCCGCGGCCCGGCGCGCGGCCTCGGCGGAGCCGTCGGAGGAGGCGTTGTCGAGGACGACGACGCAGTCGAGGGGGCGGGTCTGCGCGGCGAGGGCCTGCAGGACCCGCACGAGCAGCTCGCGCCGGTCGAAGGCGACGACCACGGCCACCACCCGCTCGCACGCCGCGCCCATGGCGCCCACCGTAGAGGGACCGCCCGCGCCGCGGCGGGCGCTCCGCCGCGACCCCCGCCGCGACCCCGGCGCCGCTCGGCTCCCGGCCTGCTCGCCCGCGGTGTCAGCACCGCGGCGCGCCCGCGGCCGCGCACGTGCCGGCGCGAGCGGCAGCGGCGGGCTCAGGCGCGCGCGGCGGCGTCCGCGGCCTCGAGGACGGCGTCCGGCACGGCGCCGGCGAGGCCGATGGCCGTCACCGAGGACGTCGCGGTGGCGGCCAGCGCCCCGGCGGTCTCACCGCTCAGCCCGCTCGGCGCGGTCAGGTACAGGGGGCGCTGCCGGCTGCCGGCGAGCGGCCCGCTGGCCAGGGCGTCGGGGAAGCGCACCCCGTTGACGAGGTAGCCCTGCGCCGCGTCGGCGAAGCCGAGCCCGAAGCCGGCGACGCCGCCCGGCCCGGTCGCGGCGCCGGCGCCGGCCTGCGGCGCGCTCGCCAGCGCCAGCAGCACGGCGGCGGTGTCGTAGCGGGTGGCGCCCGCGGCGACGACGACCTCGAGCCCGTCGGCGGCCAGGGCGTCGAGCACGCGGGAGGAGACCACCGCGCTGCCGCCGAGCACCACCACCTGGGCGATCCCGAGGTCGCGCAGCGCCGAGCGGGTGGCGTCGGGCAGGGCGTCGCGCGCGGTCAGCAGCAGCGGCACGCGCCCGGCGTAGGCCAGCGGCCCCGCGGACAGGCCGTCGGCGGGGTTGGTGCCGCTGGCCACG from the Quadrisphaera sp. DSM 44207 genome contains:
- a CDS encoding sulfurtransferase, giving the protein MSEQPPGGAPGARLPDPPDLPDLSDLLDPPQPPGPSGAPSGPRCGPDGVPPLVDAAWLAEHHDEVVLLQVDDDSASYYDVHLPGALPVATYDDLYEQVRRGPITREHFEELMQSRGVTTDDHVVLYSATAHEDRDHSTFAYWLMRLYRHPRVSVLDGGMLAWVRAGHPLQTRVPTARRVGRYTSPGRDPWAAVGRDELLARYVGSRDGTLLIDCRTPEEYRGRAHHRLDVAVERHRVSGRIPGARSLPSALLLRDTRFRSREELHQLFASRGVSATTDVALYCRTPERSATLWFALAGLLEHPRVRHYVGGWAEYGALLDVPVTRD
- a CDS encoding response regulator transcription factor produces the protein MEVPEERSSSPSRRVVLAGLPELYGHGLQEALSAAGVGPVLLLDGQDMAGALPDALADALPVDGAALVVVPDERAEPVLALASRDGGALAVVEVTEEESLETFVTAVRRGAVGVLHTGADLDLAVETVRSAAAGRIVLPEHVARALCEPSPLAAAPQLEPRELGWLRQLGRGVTVAVLAQYAAYSEREMYRLLSKTYARLGAASRTDALLRAERWGLLDE
- a CDS encoding LuxR C-terminal-related transcriptional regulator is translated as MAPVYGHGLCSALAHSGMRSALVPDLEELEAAAGDGATCLLVVPQELGTRALAALDGRRRRVELVLLLRDDRPSSYLTGLRAGARSFVHPRARLPEVVAVLRGAARGLTLLPPAVVRSLCRPLHTQPAPQLSERERSWLRQIAAGVTVAELAQRSSYSEREMYRLLGSVYRRLGAKNRTEALFTAQRSGLLADPR
- a CDS encoding glycosyltransferase, giving the protein MTEFSLLLPVYAGDRAAFLERAFTSAVREQTRRPAEVVVVRDGPVPAELADRLADLVAASPVPVTVLPLVRNRGLALALEAGLAACRHDVVARMDADDVSAPHRFAVQLPVVEAGADVVGSALVEFAHDETEVLAVRTPPLTHEAIAARARFHSPFNHPTVVYRRSAVARAGGYRELPLLEDYWLFARMIASGARTANVAEPLVRYRVGAGSYARRGGLRLLRSEVALQRHLHEEGFTTGAQFVRNLVVRGGYRAVPVGLRRLAYRAVFTRGPRPRP
- a CDS encoding glycosyltransferase, whose protein sequence is MGAACERVVAVVVAFDRRELLVRVLQALAAQTRPLDCVVVLDNASSDGSAEAARRAAADLAVPVDVVALPRNTGGAGGFAAGLARAITEHAADWVWLMDDDTVPTPTALEQLLAARDAHPGEVAVLASRVVWHDGREHPMNTPRRRPLARAAARAGAASAGAVPVRSASFVSLLVDAEAVRADGLPVADYFIWNDDFEFTTRLLRARTGLHCPASVVVHETRVFGGTDVDPGPRFYFEVRNKVWLFTRSGGLAPWEKALYGGSTLLRWARTLAGSSQPRVLLAGLRRGLADGLRRRPRPTSQVLEGLGAVSAAVVAVEAGAGR
- a CDS encoding cell wall-binding repeat-containing protein, producing the protein MSGRIGGGDRYATAALVAEAFAADLPAGAVPGVVVASGEDAAGGIDALSATFLAGHVGAPVLLTARDRLPAPTRDAAAALLGGSGGGSGGGSSAGAGAGAGAGRTVHVMGGPAVVADAVLDHLRELLPGAQVVRVQGGDRYATAAAAARLGAASIAPRALLAGSPAARTALVASGTNPADGLSAGPLAYAGRVPLLLTARDALPDATRSALRDLGIAQVVVLGGSAVVSSRVLDALAADGLEVVVAAGATRYDTAAVLLALASAPQAGAGAATGPGGVAGFGLGFADAAQGYLVNGVRFPDALASGPLAGSRQRPLYLTAPSGLSGETAGALAATATSSVTAIGLAGAVPDAVLEAADAAARA